From Candidatus Binatia bacterium, a single genomic window includes:
- a CDS encoding NFACT RNA binding domain-containing protein encodes MHRVLPMARAPKGPPPPSDPEQGIYQGRSVAKRIVSADGWTILVGRSAEDNDTLTVRLAEPKDFWLHVASESGSHVVIRNPDGEARPPKETLQHAAGLAAGHSRAREGGRVAVHYAQKSDVRKPRGFAPGKVELARYKTVHAAPRRD; translated from the coding sequence ATGCACCGCGTACTCCCCATGGCGCGCGCACCCAAAGGCCCTCCGCCTCCGAGCGATCCCGAGCAGGGCATCTATCAGGGCCGCTCGGTCGCGAAGCGGATCGTGTCGGCGGACGGGTGGACGATCCTGGTGGGCCGCAGTGCTGAGGACAACGACACACTGACCGTCCGCCTCGCGGAGCCCAAGGATTTTTGGTTGCATGTGGCTTCGGAGTCCGGCTCTCACGTGGTCATTCGAAACCCGGACGGCGAGGCGCGCCCCCCGAAGGAGACGCTGCAGCATGCCGCGGGCCTCGCGGCCGGACACTCGCGCGCTCGGGAAGGGGGAAGGGTCGCCGTGCACTACGCGCAGAAGTCCGATGTGCGCAAGCCGCGCGGCTTCGCTCCAGGCAAAGTCGAGCTCGCTCGGTACAAGACGGTGCACGCGGCGCCGCGCCGCGACTGA
- a CDS encoding YceI family protein, translating into MSTRVARTLTLAALCGLVVGTPANPAQAACTYSVGEDPVKVEWTAFKLTEKLGVTGTFNTTTLSGPTEAASLVDLAKGLSMEIDGTSIESDNPGRNATISQFFFQEFASSPNITGKVESVDGDDSKGTLKIAVTMNGATKAVPFAYTISKDHGVEATATIDMMDFAMQKPFDSLHRACEEQHTGEDGVSKTWTDVVLKLSGKFAESCN; encoded by the coding sequence ATGAGCACGCGCGTTGCCCGTACCCTTACCCTCGCCGCTCTCTGCGGACTCGTCGTCGGGACACCAGCGAACCCGGCGCAGGCAGCCTGCACCTACAGCGTGGGCGAGGATCCCGTGAAGGTCGAGTGGACGGCCTTCAAGCTCACCGAGAAGCTCGGCGTCACCGGGACCTTCAACACCACCACGCTCAGCGGCCCGACCGAAGCCGCCTCCCTGGTCGATCTCGCCAAGGGGCTATCGATGGAGATCGACGGCACGTCGATCGAGTCGGACAACCCGGGACGAAACGCGACGATCAGCCAGTTCTTCTTCCAGGAATTCGCCTCGTCCCCCAACATCACGGGCAAGGTCGAGAGCGTCGACGGCGACGACAGCAAGGGAACGCTGAAGATCGCCGTCACGATGAACGGCGCGACGAAGGCCGTCCCCTTCGCCTACACCATCTCGAAAGACCACGGGGTCGAGGCCACGGCCACGATCGACATGATGGACTTCGCGATGCAGAAGCCCTTCGATTCACTTCACCGCGCCTGCGAAGAGCAGCACACCGGCGAAGACGGCGTGTCCAAAACCTGGACGGACGTCGTCCTGAAGCTCAGCGGCAAGTTCGCCGAATCCTGCAACTGA
- a CDS encoding inositol monophosphatase family protein, producing MSGYERELEAAIEIAESAGRLTLEHFGTALEVELKADESPVTIADRGAEQLIRKRLDEAFPEDGQLGEEFGEKAGKSGRRWIIDPIDGTQSFVRGVPLYGVLLGLEDEGRCVAGVMCFPPLSETYSAAAGGPAYRNGSVVRVDDETPLANATLLSSDIKHEQFGQRHADFDRLVHRVGRYRGWGDCYGYALVVSGRAQIMLDPLLNPWDIAAVLPILEAAGGRFVGWNGEAGIDAGSGIGTSAALHDEVRAILRVPAAANSQA from the coding sequence ATGTCCGGATACGAGCGCGAATTGGAAGCCGCCATCGAGATCGCCGAGAGTGCCGGCCGTCTTACCCTCGAACACTTCGGTACCGCGCTCGAGGTGGAGCTGAAGGCCGACGAAAGCCCCGTCACGATCGCCGATCGCGGCGCCGAGCAGCTGATCCGCAAACGCCTCGACGAGGCGTTCCCCGAGGATGGCCAACTCGGCGAAGAGTTCGGCGAGAAGGCCGGCAAGAGCGGTCGCCGGTGGATCATCGACCCGATCGACGGAACCCAGTCCTTCGTCCGCGGTGTGCCGCTGTATGGTGTTCTGCTCGGCCTGGAGGATGAAGGGCGCTGCGTGGCGGGCGTGATGTGTTTCCCGCCCCTCTCGGAAACGTACTCGGCGGCTGCCGGTGGGCCCGCCTATCGCAATGGCTCGGTCGTCCGGGTCGACGACGAGACGCCGCTGGCAAACGCGACGCTCCTTTCCAGCGACATCAAGCACGAGCAGTTCGGCCAACGGCACGCCGACTTCGACCGTCTGGTACATCGGGTCGGGCGCTATCGTGGCTGGGGCGATTGCTACGGCTATGCGCTCGTCGTCTCGGGGCGCGCGCAGATCATGCTGGATCCGCTCCTGAACCCGTGGGACATCGCCGCCGTTCTGCCGATCCTCGAGGCCGCGGGCGGGCGTTTCGTGGGCTGGAACGGCGAGGCCGGGATCGATGCCGGCTCCGGGATCGGAACGAGCGCCGCGCTCCACGACGAGGTGCGGGCGATTCTGCGCGTGCCCGCCGCCGCAAATTCGCAGGCTTAG
- the ilvD gene encoding dihydroxy-acid dehydratase translates to MSAKKPGNVNSRLVTEGDSRAPNRAMLRAVGFGDDDFTKPIIGISNSHSTITPCNAGIQVLADRAAGGISAAGGMPQVFGTITISDGISMGTEGMKCSLVSREVIADSIETVCRGQSHDGILAIGGCDKNMPGAMMGIARLNIPGIFVYGGTIKPGHYGGQDLTIVSVFEAVGAHNEGNMSGEDFSEIERRACPSVGSCGGMFTANTMSSAIEAMGMSLPMTSTMAAPDGEKADSTEAAGKRLVGLVADQLLPRDIMTRAAFENAIAVTMALGGSTNAVLHLLAIAHAAQVELELDDFEKIRREVPVLCDLKPSGQYVATDLRRVGGVPLVMKILLRAGLLNGACRTVTGNTIEENLAEIPDTPPSDQEVVRPFDKPVYAKGHLAVLRGNLAPEGSVAKISGLASSTITGPARVFESEESCLEAILADKIKAGDVLVIRYEGPCGGPGMREMLAPTSAIIGKGLGDSVGMVTDGRFSGGTYGMVVGHVAPEAQLGGPLALVHEGDSITIDADQNLLQFDVDDAELEKRRAGWKAPEPRYTRGVLWKYARLVSSSSLGAVTDGL, encoded by the coding sequence GACGATTTCACAAAGCCCATCATAGGGATCTCAAACAGCCACAGCACCATCACGCCCTGCAACGCCGGGATCCAGGTCCTCGCGGACCGGGCGGCCGGCGGGATCTCCGCCGCCGGCGGCATGCCCCAGGTCTTCGGCACCATCACGATCAGCGACGGCATCTCCATGGGGACCGAGGGCATGAAGTGTTCCCTCGTCAGCCGCGAAGTAATCGCCGACTCGATCGAGACGGTGTGCCGCGGCCAGAGCCATGACGGCATCCTCGCAATCGGTGGCTGCGACAAGAACATGCCCGGCGCCATGATGGGCATCGCTCGGCTGAACATCCCCGGCATCTTCGTGTACGGCGGCACGATCAAGCCCGGCCACTACGGCGGTCAGGATCTTACGATCGTAAGCGTCTTCGAAGCGGTCGGTGCGCACAACGAAGGCAACATGTCAGGCGAGGACTTCTCGGAGATCGAACGCCGTGCCTGCCCCAGCGTCGGCTCCTGCGGCGGCATGTTCACCGCAAACACGATGTCGTCGGCGATCGAAGCCATGGGGATGAGCCTCCCGATGACATCGACGATGGCCGCGCCCGACGGGGAGAAGGCCGACAGCACTGAGGCCGCCGGCAAGCGCCTCGTCGGCCTCGTCGCGGACCAGCTTCTGCCCCGCGACATCATGACGCGCGCCGCCTTCGAGAACGCGATCGCCGTCACGATGGCGCTCGGCGGGTCGACGAATGCGGTCCTCCACCTGCTCGCGATCGCGCACGCCGCTCAGGTCGAACTCGAGCTCGACGACTTCGAGAAGATCCGTCGCGAGGTGCCCGTCTTGTGCGACCTGAAGCCGAGCGGCCAGTACGTCGCCACGGACCTGCGCCGCGTCGGCGGCGTCCCCCTCGTAATGAAGATACTTCTGCGGGCCGGACTCTTGAACGGCGCGTGCCGCACCGTCACCGGCAATACGATCGAAGAGAACCTCGCCGAGATCCCCGACACGCCTCCGAGCGACCAAGAGGTCGTGCGCCCATTCGACAAGCCCGTGTACGCCAAGGGACACCTCGCCGTGCTCCGCGGCAACCTCGCCCCCGAGGGCTCCGTTGCGAAGATCTCCGGGCTCGCCTCTTCGACAATCACGGGACCCGCACGCGTGTTCGAATCCGAAGAGAGCTGCCTCGAGGCCATCCTCGCCGACAAGATCAAGGCGGGGGACGTTCTCGTGATCCGTTACGAGGGACCGTGTGGCGGCCCCGGGATGCGCGAAATGCTCGCGCCGACCTCGGCGATCATCGGGAAGGGGCTCGGAGACTCGGTCGGCATGGTCACCGACGGCCGCTTCTCCGGCGGCACCTACGGAATGGTCGTGGGCCACGTCGCTCCCGAAGCTCAGCTCGGAGGACCGCTCGCCCTGGTGCACGAGGGCGACTCGATCACCATCGACGCCGACCAGAACCTGCTACAGTTCGACGTGGACGATGCCGAGCTCGAGAAGCGTCGCGCAGGGTGGAAGGCACCGGAGCCTCGCTACACGCGGGGCGTCCTCTGGAAGTATGCGCGGCTGGTGTCGAGCAGCTCGCTCGGCGCCGTGACCGACGGACTCTGA
- a CDS encoding DNA polymerase Y family protein produces the protein MPRFACVVVPRFSTAALLRAEPELRGCPLVICRPDENAANGRVPGPRSVLVGVSREAERLGVRPGMTVAQALVRQSDLVVRPLDECAIGAAREALIDVAGSVSPRVEPEGNAVYLDIEGLEKLFSSDGGIAAALSTRAERLGLTVGIGTAGSKTTARIAAGLAARDGDANLVPVGKDAAWLMPHPLSVLTPVAEPKTFGAGARATWPALQESFRRLGLRRLGDLARLPRGEVGSRFGKAGTRLWRIAAGKESMPLLPEPPALEFTEGMSLEYSVESLEALLFLMRGLIDRLIHRLAIHGLSCSGLRVGLDLADGGHAERRVGVLAPTADVKALAILTRHAIEAEPPREAIVGVRAVAIADRARPTQLDLFRPTGPSPERLATTLVRLAALCGSEKVGRPVPPRGHCPEAFTVTSFDPVAEERGRPPEDLEPELPRSGRSALRALRPPRRAQVFQEGGSIAYVRAPGLGGRAVVSGGPWRIETEWWSERPCRRDYYDVQLSDGGIYRLYRDLGNRASAGDQWFIDGCYD, from the coding sequence GTGCCTCGTTTTGCCTGCGTCGTCGTTCCCCGGTTCTCCACGGCTGCGCTTCTGCGGGCCGAGCCCGAGTTGCGCGGTTGCCCCCTGGTGATCTGTCGCCCGGACGAAAACGCTGCGAATGGCCGCGTCCCCGGTCCGCGTTCGGTTCTGGTCGGGGTTTCGCGGGAGGCCGAGCGGCTCGGCGTTCGTCCGGGCATGACCGTGGCACAGGCACTCGTCCGGCAGTCGGATCTCGTCGTTCGTCCGCTCGACGAGTGTGCCATCGGAGCGGCGCGCGAGGCCCTGATCGATGTCGCGGGGTCCGTCTCGCCCCGAGTCGAGCCCGAGGGGAACGCCGTCTATCTCGACATCGAAGGCCTCGAGAAGCTCTTCTCCTCCGACGGCGGCATCGCAGCAGCGCTCTCGACGAGAGCGGAACGTCTCGGTCTCACCGTTGGAATCGGAACGGCGGGCAGCAAGACGACCGCGCGCATCGCCGCGGGGCTCGCTGCGCGCGACGGTGACGCGAACCTCGTTCCCGTGGGGAAAGACGCGGCCTGGCTCATGCCGCATCCTCTCTCGGTGCTGACGCCCGTGGCCGAGCCGAAGACGTTCGGGGCCGGCGCACGAGCGACCTGGCCGGCGTTGCAGGAGAGCTTCCGGAGGCTGGGACTGCGGCGCCTGGGGGATCTGGCACGCCTTCCGCGCGGAGAGGTGGGGAGTCGTTTCGGAAAGGCGGGAACGCGGCTCTGGCGCATTGCCGCCGGCAAGGAATCGATGCCGCTTCTTCCTGAACCACCGGCGTTGGAGTTCACCGAAGGGATGAGCCTCGAGTATTCCGTGGAGTCTCTCGAGGCACTTTTATTCTTGATGCGTGGATTGATCGATCGCCTGATCCATCGCCTGGCGATCCACGGCCTCTCCTGCAGTGGCCTTCGCGTTGGGCTCGACCTCGCGGACGGAGGACACGCAGAGCGTCGTGTCGGCGTCCTCGCACCGACGGCCGACGTGAAGGCGTTGGCGATCCTCACGCGCCATGCGATCGAGGCCGAGCCTCCGCGCGAGGCCATCGTAGGCGTGCGTGCAGTCGCCATCGCCGATCGTGCCCGACCGACGCAGCTCGATCTCTTCCGTCCGACGGGACCGTCACCGGAACGCCTCGCCACCACGCTCGTACGCCTCGCCGCTCTCTGCGGCTCAGAGAAGGTCGGCCGCCCGGTACCGCCCCGGGGCCATTGTCCGGAGGCGTTCACCGTGACCTCGTTCGATCCGGTCGCGGAAGAGCGAGGCCGGCCGCCCGAAGATTTGGAGCCGGAGTTGCCGCGCAGTGGTCGGTCCGCGCTGCGTGCCCTGCGTCCCCCTCGTCGTGCGCAGGTCTTTCAAGAGGGGGGGAGCATCGCCTACGTTCGCGCTCCAGGATTGGGGGGACGGGCGGTCGTCTCCGGAGGGCCCTGGCGGATCGAGACCGAATGGTGGAGTGAGCGTCCGTGTCGGCGGGATTACTACGACGTGCAGCTTTCCGATGGCGGCATCTACCGGCTCTATCGGGACCTGGGAAATCGCGCTTCGGCCGGGGACCAATGGTTCATCGACGGCTGCTATGATTGA